In the Victivallis sp. Marseille-Q1083 genome, one interval contains:
- a CDS encoding helix-hairpin-helix domain-containing protein, whose translation MKKAKSELRGIPGVGENIEQDLLNLGYSTLESLKGQDPEEMYRRDCRLKGFQEDKCQLYVYRLAVYFAEHAQPEPDKLKWWNWKEAPPER comes from the coding sequence GTGAAAAAGGCGAAAAGTGAGCTGCGCGGCATTCCCGGCGTCGGCGAGAACATCGAACAGGATTTGCTCAATCTGGGCTATTCGACGCTGGAGTCGCTGAAAGGGCAGGATCCAGAGGAAATGTACCGGCGGGATTGCCGGCTGAAAGGTTTTCAGGAGGACAAATGCCAGTTGTACGTTTACCGGCTGGCGGTTTACTTCGCCGAGCACGCGCAGCCGGAGCCGGATAAGTTGAAGTGGTGGAACTGGAAAGAGGCGCCGCCGGAACGTTGA
- a CDS encoding serine hydrolase: MKRLMACVVMWGLGMAVLSAGVIPLNKWKVIGPIPEAAYVEAEADRFLAEPLEEVCGVKAADYVNPRNPEGDGLYFLDFFGEVPHGKAMAYAAVEVEAEAGYYVFTLNTDFSAEIFVNGESRCKAFGDSWGNVFFAKFHEGANRIAVKSYHEEGYWAVVLAVVEGPLDEEEYRQALAENTLRQRIVDFSYNSLTIGGYFVGTVGTKPELTWDNPANATEMFGKNPQQITWFDETMQATEDFRDSGLYYALLETETADGKPYKALFSYYLLPEGWKEDPEIVEFAGNFQWQEPFDGFQTTWTAIPQRLKLFRDSAGTDLGLASKPGVAPAVVAWRQRAFPVETVRLAPPIELTKAAPALRYGSEEEAGFLPGSREKFDALCRELYEKTRKAFYTVIARNGVIVYARGYGELAGKPINIATPCSMASMSKLFTGLLFARFLDQGLMELDEDMSRFMPALAGTPEWKLTPRRCFNHTSNFTGHGNFGGIRNPLGEYGIACWLPVVKPGSAWSYNGVGPNLMGMYMMNATALPIDRLFAENYYRQLGITSMSGDDQGGGYLASADDLAKLAQLLLNRGSYGKWQFFEPKTYELLMPRNLAEDNPGTSIEGYYGVGIQPFWPPAAGEDDIAYYGHGAASGTVFSFDPKYQTMVIQARDENSEANDEYRKKLEQLVWDSVAR, translated from the coding sequence ATGAAACGATTGATGGCGTGTGTTGTAATGTGGGGTCTGGGGATGGCGGTATTGTCCGCCGGGGTGATTCCCTTGAACAAATGGAAGGTGATCGGGCCGATTCCGGAAGCCGCTTATGTGGAAGCCGAGGCGGATCGTTTTCTGGCTGAGCCGCTGGAGGAGGTTTGCGGGGTGAAGGCGGCCGACTATGTCAATCCGCGCAATCCGGAAGGGGATGGCCTGTATTTTCTCGACTTCTTCGGTGAAGTTCCCCACGGCAAGGCGATGGCTTACGCCGCGGTGGAGGTGGAAGCCGAAGCCGGGTACTATGTTTTTACGTTGAACACCGATTTCTCGGCCGAGATATTCGTGAACGGCGAATCCCGTTGCAAAGCGTTCGGCGACTCGTGGGGGAACGTTTTCTTCGCGAAATTCCATGAGGGCGCCAACCGCATTGCGGTGAAGAGCTATCATGAAGAGGGCTATTGGGCGGTGGTGCTTGCCGTGGTTGAGGGGCCGCTGGATGAGGAGGAATACCGGCAGGCGCTGGCGGAAAATACGCTGCGGCAGCGCATTGTGGATTTTTCCTATAACAGTCTGACCATCGGCGGCTATTTTGTCGGAACGGTCGGGACAAAGCCGGAATTGACCTGGGACAATCCGGCCAATGCGACGGAGATGTTCGGGAAAAATCCCCAGCAGATTACCTGGTTCGACGAAACGATGCAGGCGACCGAAGATTTCCGCGACAGCGGCTTGTATTACGCGCTGCTGGAAACGGAAACGGCGGACGGCAAGCCTTACAAGGCGCTTTTCAGTTATTATCTGTTGCCGGAGGGCTGGAAAGAGGATCCGGAAATTGTCGAATTTGCCGGGAATTTCCAGTGGCAGGAGCCGTTCGACGGCTTCCAGACGACCTGGACGGCCATTCCGCAGCGGCTGAAGCTTTTCCGGGACAGCGCCGGGACGGATTTGGGCCTTGCGTCAAAACCCGGCGTGGCTCCGGCGGTGGTGGCCTGGCGCCAGCGTGCTTTTCCGGTGGAAACGGTTCGGCTTGCTCCGCCGATCGAATTGACAAAAGCCGCTCCTGCGTTGCGCTATGGCAGCGAGGAGGAGGCCGGCTTTCTGCCCGGCAGCCGGGAAAAATTCGATGCGCTTTGCCGGGAGCTGTATGAAAAAACCCGGAAAGCCTTTTACACCGTCATCGCCCGCAACGGCGTGATCGTCTATGCCAGGGGGTACGGCGAACTGGCCGGGAAGCCGATCAATATCGCTACGCCGTGTTCGATGGCCAGCATGTCCAAACTTTTTACCGGGTTGTTGTTTGCCCGTTTTCTGGACCAGGGCCTGATGGAGCTGGATGAAGACATGTCGCGTTTCATGCCGGCGTTGGCCGGCACGCCGGAATGGAAACTGACGCCGCGCCGCTGCTTCAACCATACCAGCAATTTTACCGGACACGGCAATTTCGGCGGCATCCGCAACCCGCTGGGCGAATACGGCATCGCCTGTTGGCTGCCGGTGGTCAAACCCGGTTCCGCCTGGAGTTACAACGGAGTCGGCCCCAATTTGATGGGCATGTATATGATGAATGCCACTGCGTTGCCGATCGACCGGCTTTTCGCCGAGAATTATTACCGTCAACTGGGAATCACCTCGATGAGCGGCGACGATCAGGGCGGCGGTTATCTGGCCAGTGCGGACGACCTGGCGAAACTTGCGCAACTGCTGCTGAATCGGGGCAGCTACGGCAAATGGCAATTTTTCGAGCCGAAAACCTATGAATTGCTGATGCCGCGCAATCTGGCGGAAGACAATCCGGGAACTTCGATCGAAGGGTATTACGGAGTGGGCATCCAGCCGTTCTGGCCGCCGGCGGCGGGGGAAGACGACATCGCCTATTACGGGCACGGCGCCGCGAGCGGCACGGTGTTCAGTTTCGATCCGAAATACCAGACGATGGTGATCCAGGCCCGCGATGAAAATTCGGAAGCCAACGACGAATACCGCAAAAAGCTGGAACAGCTGGTCTGGGATTCGGTGGCCAGGTAG